From Homalodisca vitripennis isolate AUS2020 chromosome 1, UT_GWSS_2.1, whole genome shotgun sequence, the proteins below share one genomic window:
- the LOC124356172 gene encoding nose resistant to fluoxetine protein 6-like — MFSMYQENCQESWWINLLYISNYVPYSTCLPWTWYVSADFQLHVLSPLLLLLIYKDRTRGFLLAAFIILVSIAGALAFYFWYEIPAGGIAQRDQSHQKITLVQHVQTQFRLALFIVGLCLGNLLFRIKQNQLKIKLSKPQLLVGWTVAVLLILSTVLSTSIFDDPQYVHIPWLDSVYHVWSRQAVGLGVTWVILVCTIGSGGIIDKILSWKALIPLSRLTYCVYLLHFFVQQLQIYRTRTSVTVDTFDIWYLFFSDVFISYILATFLYLGVEAPVSNIFNNLFKDSQTSTEKSQNVVMSAITNP, encoded by the exons ATGTTCAGCATGTACCAAGAGAACTGCCAGGAGAGTTGGTGGATTAACCTGCTGTACATTAGCAACTATGTCCCTTATAGCACT TGTTTGCCATGGACATGGTATGTGTCAGCTGACTTCCAGCTACatgtcctctctcctcttctgctCCTACTGATATACAAAGATAGAACTCGAGGGTTTCTTCTTGCAGCCTTCATCATCTTGGTCTCAATCGCTGGAGCGTTGGCCTTCTACTTTTGGTACGAAATACCAGCCGGTGGAATTGCCCAGAG AGACCAGTCACACCAGAAGATAACACTCGTACAACATGTCCAAACCCAATTCAGACTGGCATTATTCATCGTAGGTCTGTGTCTTGGCAACCTCTTGTTCAGGATCAAACAAAACCAGTTGAAAATTAAGCTATCAAAG CCGCAGCTGTTGGTGGGGTGGACGGTGGCGGTGCTCTTGATCCTAAGCACCGTCTTGTCCACCAGCATATTCGACGATCCCCAGTACGTGCACATTCCCTGGCTGGACTCAGTCTACCATGTCTGGAGCCGGCAAGCCGTCGGCCTAGGAGTCACCTGGGTCATCCTTGTCTGCACAATCGGCAGTGGAG GTATAATTGATAAAATACTGTCGTGGAAAGCGTTGATTCCTCTGTCGCGTCTCACGTACTGTGTGTACCTGCTGCACTTCTTCGTGCAACAACTCCAGATCTACAGGACAAGAACTAGTGTCACAGTTGACACCTTTGACATT TGGTACTTGTTCTTCTCTGATGTCTTCATCAGTTATATCCTTGCCACTTTCTTGTACCTGGGCGTGGAAGCCCCTGTCAGCAATATCTTCAACAATTTATTCAAAG ACTCGCAAACGTCGACCGAGAAGAGCCAGAATGTTGTGATGTCTGCAATAACAAATCCATGA
- the LOC124354918 gene encoding uncharacterized protein LOC124354918, which yields MEGWALLIFLLSVVTHQCSGEIADHLIQETRDRIVPIRRILLPVPEDMLEEAWFFMGSYIIPLDSETERCRNHSSFLFDSFLNEEMWAIRMVDAAGKPGAGIIDGNIMSLGNYDECLSVSAPGGLFQGQHCIVETRGILPTDTIDKFSPMEEIMRTIRKDVMFSVCVPDSCTAQDVKIHLDVTLNSVNATAIMYDSSCSSATSPPLDLSDYIVIMVLVIIVVLVVLSTCYEHLTAKSERKDLLVSFSITSNTSQLLSTTESPNSLPCLHGLRVLAMAWIIVGHRFVNLTLVPGSDGLKVVQNLGRLAWTPSQSIDKVLGIFFLLSGTLAAYNFLRDRLEGKKFNYLKICGHRYRRLIPPVLLVSILYATLLKNPLPSSRYLEEDVHHIPRELSGELHRELFINIHCDTLTPPVLLVPILYATLPIRVADGPIWKRMFSMYQENCQENWWINLLYISNYVLIALLLVPILYATLPIRVADGPIWKRMFSMYQETCQENWWINLLYISNYVVPYSTHRELFINIHCDRLTPPVLLVSILYATLLIRVADGPIWKRMFSMYQENCQERLTPPVLLVSILYATLLIRVADGPIWKRMFSMYQENCQESWWINLLYISNYVVPYSTVSCLSIYIVTG from the exons ATGGAGGGCTGGGCCTTGCTCATCTTCCTGTTATCTGTGGTTACTCATCAGTGCTCAG GTGAAATAGCAGACCACTTGATACAGGAGACTAGAGACAGGATAGTTCCAATACGAAGGATCCTACTGCCGGTGCCAGAAGACATGCTGGAGGAAGCCTGGTTCTTCATGGGGTCTTACATCATTCCTCTGGACTCTGAGACCGAGAGGTGCCGTAACCACAGCTCCTTCCTTTTCGACAGCTTCCTCAACGAAGAAATGTGGGCCATCAGGA tGGTGGATGCCGCTGGAAAACCCGGCGCCGGCATCATAGACGGCAACATCATGTCTCTGGGAAATTATGACGAATGTTTATCTGTCTCTGCTCCTGGTGGTCTCTTCCAAGGTCAACACTGCATCGTCGAGACCAGAGGCATATTGCCAACCGATACAATAGACAAGTTCTCACCTATG GAAGAGATAATGCGCACGATCCGCAAGGATGTGATGTTCTCAGTCTGTGTGCCGGACTCCTGCACGGCGCAGGACGTCAAGATCCACCTGGACGTGACTCTCAACTCCGTCAACGCGACTGCCATCATGTACGACTCGAGCTGCTCTTCTGCCACCTCCCCGCCCCTGGATCTGTCTGACTACATCGTCAT AATGGTGCTTGTCATCATCGTGGTTCTAGTTGTTCTGAGCACATGCTATGAACATCTCACTGCGAAGTCAG AACGAAAGGACCTGCTGGTCAGTTTCTCTATCACGTCTAATACTAGTCAGCTGTTGTCCACCACCGAGTCCCCGAACAGTCTACCCTGCCTGCACGGACTGAGGGTCCTCGCCATGGCTTGGATAATCGTGGGCCACCGTTTCGTCAACCTAACCCTCGTTCCAGGAAGTGACGGCCTCAAAGTTGTCCAG AATCTCGGCCGTCTGGCCTGGACTCCAAGCCAGAGTATCGACAAAGTATTAGGGATATTCTTCCTGCTTTCCGGGACTCTGGCAGCCTACAACTTCCTCCGGGATCGACTCGAGGGGAAAAAATTCAACTATCTCAAAATTTGCGGTCATCGTTACCGAAG GTTGATTCCACCAGTGTTGTTGGTATCTATTCTTTACGCTACCTTGCTGAAGAATCCTCTACCCTCTTCCAGATATCTGGAAGAGGATGTTCACCATATACCAAGAGAACTGTCAGGAGAATTG CACCGTGAATTGTTTATCAATATACATTGTGACACGTTGACTCCACCAGTGTTGTTGGTGCCTATTCTCTACGCTACCTTGCCGATACGTGTGGCGGACGGTCCTATCTGGAAGAGGATGTTCAGCATGTACCAAGAGAACTGTCAGGAGAATTGGTGGATTAACCTGCTGTACATTAGCAACTATGTCCTTATAGCAT TGTTGTTGGTGCCTATTCTCTACGCTACCTTGCCGATACGTGTGGCGGACGGTCCTATCTGGAAGAGGATGTTCAGCATGTACCAAGAGACCTGTCAGGAGAATTGGTGGATTAACCTGCTGTACATTAGCAACTATGTGGTGCCTTACAGCACC CACCGTGAGTTGTTTATCAATATACATTGTGACAGGTTGACTCCACCAGTGTTGCTGGTATCTATTCTCTACGCTACCTTGCTGATACGTGTGGCGGACGGTCCTATCTGGAAGAGGATGTTCAGCATGTACCAAGAGAACTGCCAGGAGAG GTTGACTCCACCAGTGTTGCTGGTATCTATTCTCTACGCTACCTTGCTGATACGTGTGGCGGACGGTCCTATCTGGAAGAGGATGTTCAGCATGTACCAAGAGAACTGCCAGGAGAGTTGGTGGATTAACCTGCTGTACATTAGCAACTATGTGGTTCCTTACAGCACTGTGAGTTGTTTATCAATATACATTGTGACAGGTTGA